The Manis javanica isolate MJ-LG chromosome 4, MJ_LKY, whole genome shotgun sequence genome contains a region encoding:
- the NT5C1A gene encoding cytosolic 5'-nucleotidase 1A isoform X2, whose product MDPGEPREPPEAREPGPGAETAVAPRWKEAKTFYDNLAPKKKPKSPKPQNAVTIAVSSRALFRMDEEQRIYTDQGVEEYVRYQLEHENEPFSPGPAFPFVKALEAVNKRLRELYPDSEDIFDIVLVTNNHAQVGVRLINSINHYGIAAATIFSPSRDVVVSQSQLRVAFDGDAVLFSDESERIVKAHGLDRFFEHEKAHENKPLAQVLHTLPRTPGWSKVAPQDFQPRTTPQAQPQTQPGPPPNLQPSSLLPTQWLPSVSSHPFIEPPPPSLLSHPPFEAPILSLSSHTFSEASIPFQRSPPFSEATTLSPEPCPLPEMPHPIFPSPVSRHPSPQEAPVSLPGGRKAGLLALPRARKCSWVWGLEEPICFRPHQPFLPPAFLPLALGPSRTFKLLGVTLRRLHPGTWWKFPGLELLLLSVLLTIIPEALSPRAQQASVVAPENSFLLLVLSAILGNPGQDKFATKWQAEARDSTAYTPGYPARRVLISKIRSCLPLFPAAVANFFLISWP is encoded by the exons ATGGATCCCGGGGAGCCGCGGGAGCCCCCCGAGGCCCGCGAGCCGGGGCCGGGGGCAGAGACTGCCGTGGCCCCACGCTGGAAGGAAGCCAAGACTTTCTACGACAACCTCGCTCCCAAGAAGAAACCCAAATCG CCCAAGCCTCAGAATGCAGTCACCATTGCTGTGTCTTCTCGAGCCTTGTTCCGCATGGACGAGGAACAGCGAATCTACACGGATCAGGGTGTGGAGGAGTATGTGCGCTACCAGCTGGAACACGAGAATGAGCCCTTCAGCCCTGGGCCAGCATTCCCCTTTGTGAAG GCTCTGGAGGCTGTGAACAAGCGGCTGCGGGAGCTGTACCCCGATAGTGAGGACATCTTCGACATCGTGCTTGTGACCAACAACCATGCTCAAGTGGGTGTTCGTCTCATCAATAGTATCAACCACTATG GGATCGCAGCTGCCACCATCTTCAGCCCGAGCAGGGACGTGGTTGTATCGCAGAGTCAGCTGCGCGTGGCCTTCGATGGGGATGCTGTGCTCTTCTCAGATGAGTCGGAGCGCATTGTCAAGGCCCATGGGCTGGATAGGTTCTTCGAGCATGAGAAGGCTCATGAGAACAAACCTTTGGCTCAGGTGCTCCACACTCTCCCTAGAACCCCTGGGTGGAGCAAGGTGGCTCCCCAGGACTTCCAGCCCAGAACCACACCCCAAGCTCAGCCCCAAACCCAGCCAGGTCCCCCACCAAACCTCCAGCCCTCATCCCTCCTACCTACCCAGTGGCTCCCCTCAGTGAGCTCCCACCCCTTCATTgagcccccacctccctcacTGCTGTCCCATCCCCCCTTTGAAgcccccatcctctctctaagcTCCCACACCTTCTCTGAAGCTTCCATCCCCTTTCAGAGGTCCCCACCCTTCTCTGAGGCCACCACCCTCTCTCCGGAGCCCTGTCCCCTCCCTGAGATGCCCCACCCCATTTTCCCCAGCCCTGTGAGTAGGCACCCATCCCCTCAAGAAGCCCCAGTTTCCCtccctggaggaagaaaagctggACTCCTGGCCCTCCCTCGGGCCAGGAAATGCAGCTGGGTGTGGGGTCTGGAGGAGCCCATCTGTTTTAGGCCACACCAGCCCTTCCtacctcctgccttccttcccttggCCCTGGGACCTTCACGCACCTTCAAACTGCTTGGAGTTACCCTGAGAAGACTACACCCTGGGACCTGGTGGAAATTCCCTGGGTTGGAGCTCCTGCTCCTATCTGTGCTTTTAACAATAATCCCAGAGGCCCTCTCTCCAAGAGCTCAGCAGGCTTCAGTTGTAGCCCCTGAAAATTCATTTCTGTTGTTGGTTCTCTCAGCAATCCTTGGGAATCCAGGGCAAGACAAGTTTGCCACTAAGTGGCAGGCAGAGGCGCGGGACAGCACTGCTTACACTCCAGGCTACCCAGCAAGGAGGGTGCTCATCTCCAAGATTAGGAGCTGCCTTCCCCTATTTCCAGCTGCTGTTGCAAATTTCTTCCTCATCAGCTGGCCTTAA
- the NT5C1A gene encoding cytosolic 5'-nucleotidase 1A isoform X3, translating to MDEEQRIYTDQGVEEYVRYQLEHENEPFSPGPAFPFVKALEAVNKRLRELYPDSEDIFDIVLVTNNHAQVGVRLINSINHYDLFIERFCMTGGNSPICYLKAYHTNLYLSADAEKVREAIDEGIAAATIFSPSRDVVVSQSQLRVAFDGDAVLFSDESERIVKAHGLDRFFEHEKAHENKPLAQVLHTLPRTPGWSKVAPQDFQPRTTPQAQPQTQPGPPPNLQPSSLLPTQWLPSVSSHPFIEPPPPSLLSHPPFEAPILSLSSHTFSEASIPFQRSPPFSEATTLSPEPCPLPEMPHPIFPSPVSRHPSPQEAPVSLPGGRKAGLLALPRARKCSWVWGLEEPICFRPHQPFLPPAFLPLALGPSRTFKLLGVTLRRLHPGTWWKFPGLELLLLSVLLTIIPEALSPRAQQASVVAPENSFLLLVLSAILGNPGQDKFATKWQAEARDSTAYTPGYPARRVLISKIRSCLPLFPAAVANFFLISWP from the exons ATGGACGAGGAACAGCGAATCTACACGGATCAGGGTGTGGAGGAGTATGTGCGCTACCAGCTGGAACACGAGAATGAGCCCTTCAGCCCTGGGCCAGCATTCCCCTTTGTGAAG GCTCTGGAGGCTGTGAACAAGCGGCTGCGGGAGCTGTACCCCGATAGTGAGGACATCTTCGACATCGTGCTTGTGACCAACAACCATGCTCAAGTGGGTGTTCGTCTCATCAATAGTATCAACCACTATG acCTGTTCATTGAGAGGTTCTGCATGACAGGTGGGAACAGCCCCATCTGCTACCTCAAGGCCTATCACACCAACCTCTACTTGTCAGCTGATGCGGAAAAAGTGCGGGAAGCCATTGATGAAG GGATCGCAGCTGCCACCATCTTCAGCCCGAGCAGGGACGTGGTTGTATCGCAGAGTCAGCTGCGCGTGGCCTTCGATGGGGATGCTGTGCTCTTCTCAGATGAGTCGGAGCGCATTGTCAAGGCCCATGGGCTGGATAGGTTCTTCGAGCATGAGAAGGCTCATGAGAACAAACCTTTGGCTCAGGTGCTCCACACTCTCCCTAGAACCCCTGGGTGGAGCAAGGTGGCTCCCCAGGACTTCCAGCCCAGAACCACACCCCAAGCTCAGCCCCAAACCCAGCCAGGTCCCCCACCAAACCTCCAGCCCTCATCCCTCCTACCTACCCAGTGGCTCCCCTCAGTGAGCTCCCACCCCTTCATTgagcccccacctccctcacTGCTGTCCCATCCCCCCTTTGAAgcccccatcctctctctaagcTCCCACACCTTCTCTGAAGCTTCCATCCCCTTTCAGAGGTCCCCACCCTTCTCTGAGGCCACCACCCTCTCTCCGGAGCCCTGTCCCCTCCCTGAGATGCCCCACCCCATTTTCCCCAGCCCTGTGAGTAGGCACCCATCCCCTCAAGAAGCCCCAGTTTCCCtccctggaggaagaaaagctggACTCCTGGCCCTCCCTCGGGCCAGGAAATGCAGCTGGGTGTGGGGTCTGGAGGAGCCCATCTGTTTTAGGCCACACCAGCCCTTCCtacctcctgccttccttcccttggCCCTGGGACCTTCACGCACCTTCAAACTGCTTGGAGTTACCCTGAGAAGACTACACCCTGGGACCTGGTGGAAATTCCCTGGGTTGGAGCTCCTGCTCCTATCTGTGCTTTTAACAATAATCCCAGAGGCCCTCTCTCCAAGAGCTCAGCAGGCTTCAGTTGTAGCCCCTGAAAATTCATTTCTGTTGTTGGTTCTCTCAGCAATCCTTGGGAATCCAGGGCAAGACAAGTTTGCCACTAAGTGGCAGGCAGAGGCGCGGGACAGCACTGCTTACACTCCAGGCTACCCAGCAAGGAGGGTGCTCATCTCCAAGATTAGGAGCTGCCTTCCCCTATTTCCAGCTGCTGTTGCAAATTTCTTCCTCATCAGCTGGCCTTAA
- the NT5C1A gene encoding cytosolic 5'-nucleotidase 1A isoform X4, with protein MWVLGDYQNRLGENLIGPAVSDLFIERFCMTGGNSPICYLKAYHTNLYLSADAEKVREAIDEGIAAATIFSPSRDVVVSQSQLRVAFDGDAVLFSDESERIVKAHGLDRFFEHEKAHENKPLAQVLHTLPRTPGWSKVAPQDFQPRTTPQAQPQTQPGPPPNLQPSSLLPTQWLPSVSSHPFIEPPPPSLLSHPPFEAPILSLSSHTFSEASIPFQRSPPFSEATTLSPEPCPLPEMPHPIFPSPVSRHPSPQEAPVSLPGGRKAGLLALPRARKCSWVWGLEEPICFRPHQPFLPPAFLPLALGPSRTFKLLGVTLRRLHPGTWWKFPGLELLLLSVLLTIIPEALSPRAQQASVVAPENSFLLLVLSAILGNPGQDKFATKWQAEARDSTAYTPGYPARRVLISKIRSCLPLFPAAVANFFLISWP; from the exons ATGTGGGTACTAGGCGACTATCAGAACAGGCTGGGAGAGAATCTGATTGGCCCAGCTGTGTCAG acCTGTTCATTGAGAGGTTCTGCATGACAGGTGGGAACAGCCCCATCTGCTACCTCAAGGCCTATCACACCAACCTCTACTTGTCAGCTGATGCGGAAAAAGTGCGGGAAGCCATTGATGAAG GGATCGCAGCTGCCACCATCTTCAGCCCGAGCAGGGACGTGGTTGTATCGCAGAGTCAGCTGCGCGTGGCCTTCGATGGGGATGCTGTGCTCTTCTCAGATGAGTCGGAGCGCATTGTCAAGGCCCATGGGCTGGATAGGTTCTTCGAGCATGAGAAGGCTCATGAGAACAAACCTTTGGCTCAGGTGCTCCACACTCTCCCTAGAACCCCTGGGTGGAGCAAGGTGGCTCCCCAGGACTTCCAGCCCAGAACCACACCCCAAGCTCAGCCCCAAACCCAGCCAGGTCCCCCACCAAACCTCCAGCCCTCATCCCTCCTACCTACCCAGTGGCTCCCCTCAGTGAGCTCCCACCCCTTCATTgagcccccacctccctcacTGCTGTCCCATCCCCCCTTTGAAgcccccatcctctctctaagcTCCCACACCTTCTCTGAAGCTTCCATCCCCTTTCAGAGGTCCCCACCCTTCTCTGAGGCCACCACCCTCTCTCCGGAGCCCTGTCCCCTCCCTGAGATGCCCCACCCCATTTTCCCCAGCCCTGTGAGTAGGCACCCATCCCCTCAAGAAGCCCCAGTTTCCCtccctggaggaagaaaagctggACTCCTGGCCCTCCCTCGGGCCAGGAAATGCAGCTGGGTGTGGGGTCTGGAGGAGCCCATCTGTTTTAGGCCACACCAGCCCTTCCtacctcctgccttccttcccttggCCCTGGGACCTTCACGCACCTTCAAACTGCTTGGAGTTACCCTGAGAAGACTACACCCTGGGACCTGGTGGAAATTCCCTGGGTTGGAGCTCCTGCTCCTATCTGTGCTTTTAACAATAATCCCAGAGGCCCTCTCTCCAAGAGCTCAGCAGGCTTCAGTTGTAGCCCCTGAAAATTCATTTCTGTTGTTGGTTCTCTCAGCAATCCTTGGGAATCCAGGGCAAGACAAGTTTGCCACTAAGTGGCAGGCAGAGGCGCGGGACAGCACTGCTTACACTCCAGGCTACCCAGCAAGGAGGGTGCTCATCTCCAAGATTAGGAGCTGCCTTCCCCTATTTCCAGCTGCTGTTGCAAATTTCTTCCTCATCAGCTGGCCTTAA
- the NT5C1A gene encoding cytosolic 5'-nucleotidase 1A isoform X1: protein MDPGEPREPPEAREPGPGAETAVAPRWKEAKTFYDNLAPKKKPKSPKPQNAVTIAVSSRALFRMDEEQRIYTDQGVEEYVRYQLEHENEPFSPGPAFPFVKALEAVNKRLRELYPDSEDIFDIVLVTNNHAQVGVRLINSINHYDLFIERFCMTGGNSPICYLKAYHTNLYLSADAEKVREAIDEGIAAATIFSPSRDVVVSQSQLRVAFDGDAVLFSDESERIVKAHGLDRFFEHEKAHENKPLAQVLHTLPRTPGWSKVAPQDFQPRTTPQAQPQTQPGPPPNLQPSSLLPTQWLPSVSSHPFIEPPPPSLLSHPPFEAPILSLSSHTFSEASIPFQRSPPFSEATTLSPEPCPLPEMPHPIFPSPVSRHPSPQEAPVSLPGGRKAGLLALPRARKCSWVWGLEEPICFRPHQPFLPPAFLPLALGPSRTFKLLGVTLRRLHPGTWWKFPGLELLLLSVLLTIIPEALSPRAQQASVVAPENSFLLLVLSAILGNPGQDKFATKWQAEARDSTAYTPGYPARRVLISKIRSCLPLFPAAVANFFLISWP, encoded by the exons ATGGATCCCGGGGAGCCGCGGGAGCCCCCCGAGGCCCGCGAGCCGGGGCCGGGGGCAGAGACTGCCGTGGCCCCACGCTGGAAGGAAGCCAAGACTTTCTACGACAACCTCGCTCCCAAGAAGAAACCCAAATCG CCCAAGCCTCAGAATGCAGTCACCATTGCTGTGTCTTCTCGAGCCTTGTTCCGCATGGACGAGGAACAGCGAATCTACACGGATCAGGGTGTGGAGGAGTATGTGCGCTACCAGCTGGAACACGAGAATGAGCCCTTCAGCCCTGGGCCAGCATTCCCCTTTGTGAAG GCTCTGGAGGCTGTGAACAAGCGGCTGCGGGAGCTGTACCCCGATAGTGAGGACATCTTCGACATCGTGCTTGTGACCAACAACCATGCTCAAGTGGGTGTTCGTCTCATCAATAGTATCAACCACTATG acCTGTTCATTGAGAGGTTCTGCATGACAGGTGGGAACAGCCCCATCTGCTACCTCAAGGCCTATCACACCAACCTCTACTTGTCAGCTGATGCGGAAAAAGTGCGGGAAGCCATTGATGAAG GGATCGCAGCTGCCACCATCTTCAGCCCGAGCAGGGACGTGGTTGTATCGCAGAGTCAGCTGCGCGTGGCCTTCGATGGGGATGCTGTGCTCTTCTCAGATGAGTCGGAGCGCATTGTCAAGGCCCATGGGCTGGATAGGTTCTTCGAGCATGAGAAGGCTCATGAGAACAAACCTTTGGCTCAGGTGCTCCACACTCTCCCTAGAACCCCTGGGTGGAGCAAGGTGGCTCCCCAGGACTTCCAGCCCAGAACCACACCCCAAGCTCAGCCCCAAACCCAGCCAGGTCCCCCACCAAACCTCCAGCCCTCATCCCTCCTACCTACCCAGTGGCTCCCCTCAGTGAGCTCCCACCCCTTCATTgagcccccacctccctcacTGCTGTCCCATCCCCCCTTTGAAgcccccatcctctctctaagcTCCCACACCTTCTCTGAAGCTTCCATCCCCTTTCAGAGGTCCCCACCCTTCTCTGAGGCCACCACCCTCTCTCCGGAGCCCTGTCCCCTCCCTGAGATGCCCCACCCCATTTTCCCCAGCCCTGTGAGTAGGCACCCATCCCCTCAAGAAGCCCCAGTTTCCCtccctggaggaagaaaagctggACTCCTGGCCCTCCCTCGGGCCAGGAAATGCAGCTGGGTGTGGGGTCTGGAGGAGCCCATCTGTTTTAGGCCACACCAGCCCTTCCtacctcctgccttccttcccttggCCCTGGGACCTTCACGCACCTTCAAACTGCTTGGAGTTACCCTGAGAAGACTACACCCTGGGACCTGGTGGAAATTCCCTGGGTTGGAGCTCCTGCTCCTATCTGTGCTTTTAACAATAATCCCAGAGGCCCTCTCTCCAAGAGCTCAGCAGGCTTCAGTTGTAGCCCCTGAAAATTCATTTCTGTTGTTGGTTCTCTCAGCAATCCTTGGGAATCCAGGGCAAGACAAGTTTGCCACTAAGTGGCAGGCAGAGGCGCGGGACAGCACTGCTTACACTCCAGGCTACCCAGCAAGGAGGGTGCTCATCTCCAAGATTAGGAGCTGCCTTCCCCTATTTCCAGCTGCTGTTGCAAATTTCTTCCTCATCAGCTGGCCTTAA
- the NT5C1A gene encoding cytosolic 5'-nucleotidase 1A isoform X5, with product MDPGEPREPPEAREPGPGAETAVAPRWKEAKTFYDNLAPKKKPKSPKPQNAVTIAVSSRALFRMDEEQRIYTDQGVEEYVRYQLEHENEPFSPGPAFPFVKALEAVNKRLRELYPDSEDIFDIVLVTNNHAQVGVRLINSINHYDLFIERFCMTGGNSPICYLKAYHTNLYLSADAEKVREAIDEGIAAATIFSPSRDVVVSQSQLRVAFDGDAVLFSDESERIVKAHGLDRFFEHEKAHENKPLAQGPLKGFLEALGRLQKKFYSKGLRLECPIRTYLVTARSAASSGARALKTLRSWGLETDEALFLAGAPKGPLLEKIRPHIFFDDQMFHVAGAQEMGTVAAHVPYGVAQTPRQTAPGKQAPPAQ from the exons ATGGATCCCGGGGAGCCGCGGGAGCCCCCCGAGGCCCGCGAGCCGGGGCCGGGGGCAGAGACTGCCGTGGCCCCACGCTGGAAGGAAGCCAAGACTTTCTACGACAACCTCGCTCCCAAGAAGAAACCCAAATCG CCCAAGCCTCAGAATGCAGTCACCATTGCTGTGTCTTCTCGAGCCTTGTTCCGCATGGACGAGGAACAGCGAATCTACACGGATCAGGGTGTGGAGGAGTATGTGCGCTACCAGCTGGAACACGAGAATGAGCCCTTCAGCCCTGGGCCAGCATTCCCCTTTGTGAAG GCTCTGGAGGCTGTGAACAAGCGGCTGCGGGAGCTGTACCCCGATAGTGAGGACATCTTCGACATCGTGCTTGTGACCAACAACCATGCTCAAGTGGGTGTTCGTCTCATCAATAGTATCAACCACTATG acCTGTTCATTGAGAGGTTCTGCATGACAGGTGGGAACAGCCCCATCTGCTACCTCAAGGCCTATCACACCAACCTCTACTTGTCAGCTGATGCGGAAAAAGTGCGGGAAGCCATTGATGAAG GGATCGCAGCTGCCACCATCTTCAGCCCGAGCAGGGACGTGGTTGTATCGCAGAGTCAGCTGCGCGTGGCCTTCGATGGGGATGCTGTGCTCTTCTCAGATGAGTCGGAGCGCATTGTCAAGGCCCATGGGCTGGATAGGTTCTTCGAGCATGAGAAGGCTCATGAGAACAAACCTTTGGCTCAG GGTCCCTTAAAGggctttctggaggctctgggtaGGCTGCAGAAGAAGTTCTACTCCAAGGGCCTGCGGCTGGAGTGCCCAATCCGCACCTACTTGGTGACAGCCCGCAGTGCAGCCAGCTCTGGGGCTCGGGCTCTCAAGACCCTGCGCAGCTGGGGCCTGGAGACAGATGAGGCCCTGTTTCTTGCAGGAGCGCCCAAGGGTCCCCTCTTGGAGAAGATCCGCCCACACATCTTCTTTGATGACCAGATGTTCCATGTGGCTGGGGCTCAGGAGATGGGCACAGTGGCCGCCCATGTGCCTTACGGTGTGGCTCAGACACCCCGACAGACTGCACCTGGGAAGCAGGCCCCACCTGCACAGTAG